From the genome of Malus domestica chromosome 04, GDT2T_hap1, one region includes:
- the LOC103433695 gene encoding protein trichome birefringence-like 35 isoform X3 — protein sequence MQQSQRWKSSKKKTQFPALVFVLFLFIAFSNLHRERSILKIQESPDLVLHRQDSFTFVKPNLFTLQNHAPGVLNRFSTCNSTREYSGQKILWTARTPEYGHRRESLERCDVFSGKWVFDNASYPLYKESDCPYMSDQLACHKHGRPDLGYQYWRWQPHNCNLKRWNVTEMWEKLRGKRLMFVGDSLNRGQWISMVCLLQSVIPADKRSMSPNADLTIFQAEEYNATVEFLWAPLLVESNSDDPVNHRTSDRIIRPDSVLKHASVWEDADILIFNSYLWWRQGPVKLLWSAEANSVCEEVDGLGAMELAMGAWADWASKVNPLKKRVFFVTTSPTHLWLAPCSYTIFFYLPLWLLFLRRFQVLEKYPKIQFHLYPHAADQHCLVNDIFISESRVETRK from the exons ATGCAGCAGTCGCAGAGGTGGAAGTCGAGCAAGAAGAAAACCCAGTTTCCTGCTCTGGTGTTCGTCTTGTTTCTGTTCATAGCGTTCTCGAATCTCCACAGAGAACGCAGCATTCTGAAAATTCAAGAGAGCCCTGATCTCGTTCTTCACCGTCAAGATTCATTCACTTTTGTAAAGCCGAATCTTTTCACCCTGCAAAATCATGCTCCAG GGGTTTTGAATAGATTCAGTACATGCAACTCCACCAGAGAGTACAGTGGTCAGAAAATTCTGTGGACTGCCAGGACGCCGGAGTACGGTCACCGGAGAGAGAGTTTGGAGAGGTGTGATGTGTTTTCCGGCAAATGGGTGTTTGATAATGCTTCGTATCCGCTGTACAAGGAGTCGGACTGCCCTTACATGTCGGACCAGTTGGCCTGTCACAAGCATGGGAGGCCTGATTTGGGGTACCAGTACTGGAGATGGCAACCCCACAATTGCAACTTGAAGAG ATGGAATGTGACTGAAATGTGGGAGAAATTGAGAGGCAAAAGGCTGATGTTTGTAGGGGATTCACTAAACAGAGGGCAGTGGATATCAATGGTCTGTTTGTTACAATCTGTGATTCCCGCAGATAAGAGATCAATGTCGCCAAATGCTGACCTTACCATTTTCCAAGCAGAG GAATATAATGCTACTGTGGAATTTCTCTGGGCTCCGCTTCTTGTAGAATCTAATTCTGATGACCCGGTGAATCACCGAACATCTGATAGGATAATCCGACCAGATTCAGTTCTTAAGCATGCATCAGTATGGGAGGATGCTGATATACTGATATTCAATTCCTACCTTTGGTGGAGACAAGGCCCAGTTAAGCTGTT ATGGAGCGCTGAAGCAAACAGTGTTTGTGAAGAAGTAGACGGCCTTGGAGCCATGGAGTTGGCCATGGGGGCTTGGGCCGACTGGGCTTCCAAGGTCAATCCCCTCAAGAAGCGGGTCTTCTTCGTTACAACGTCTCCTACGCATCTCTGGTTAGCACCTTGCTCTTATACAATATTCTTTTATCTACCACTTTGGCTGTTATTTCTCCGAAGATTTCAGGTTTTGGAAAAGTATCCGAAAATTCAGTTCCATTTGTATCCTCATGCTGCGGACCAGCATTGTCTAGTTAATGACATTTTTATTTCG GAGTCGAGAGTGGAAACCCGAAAGTGA
- the LOC103433695 gene encoding protein trichome birefringence-like 35 isoform X2 translates to MQQSQRWKSSKKKTQFPALVFVLFLFIAFSNLHRERSILKIQESPDLVLHRQDSFTFVKPNLFTLQNHAPGVLNRFSTCNSTREYSGQKILWTARTPEYGHRRESLERCDVFSGKWVFDNASYPLYKESDCPYMSDQLACHKHGRPDLGYQYWRWQPHNCNLKRWNVTEMWEKLRGKRLMFVGDSLNRGQWISMVCLLQSVIPADKRSMSPNADLTIFQAEEYNATVEFLWAPLLVESNSDDPVNHRTSDRIIRPDSVLKHASVWEDADILIFNSYLWWRQGPVKLLWSAEANSVCEEVDGLGAMELAMGAWADWASKVNPLKKRVFFVTTSPTHLWLAPCSYTIFFYLPLWLLFLRRFQVLEKYPKIQFHLYPHAADQHCLVNDIFISVNHEYDLCIQNHGVESGNPKVKVIVTVRNPPLTRRATGEVVLTCLP, encoded by the exons ATGCAGCAGTCGCAGAGGTGGAAGTCGAGCAAGAAGAAAACCCAGTTTCCTGCTCTGGTGTTCGTCTTGTTTCTGTTCATAGCGTTCTCGAATCTCCACAGAGAACGCAGCATTCTGAAAATTCAAGAGAGCCCTGATCTCGTTCTTCACCGTCAAGATTCATTCACTTTTGTAAAGCCGAATCTTTTCACCCTGCAAAATCATGCTCCAG GGGTTTTGAATAGATTCAGTACATGCAACTCCACCAGAGAGTACAGTGGTCAGAAAATTCTGTGGACTGCCAGGACGCCGGAGTACGGTCACCGGAGAGAGAGTTTGGAGAGGTGTGATGTGTTTTCCGGCAAATGGGTGTTTGATAATGCTTCGTATCCGCTGTACAAGGAGTCGGACTGCCCTTACATGTCGGACCAGTTGGCCTGTCACAAGCATGGGAGGCCTGATTTGGGGTACCAGTACTGGAGATGGCAACCCCACAATTGCAACTTGAAGAG ATGGAATGTGACTGAAATGTGGGAGAAATTGAGAGGCAAAAGGCTGATGTTTGTAGGGGATTCACTAAACAGAGGGCAGTGGATATCAATGGTCTGTTTGTTACAATCTGTGATTCCCGCAGATAAGAGATCAATGTCGCCAAATGCTGACCTTACCATTTTCCAAGCAGAG GAATATAATGCTACTGTGGAATTTCTCTGGGCTCCGCTTCTTGTAGAATCTAATTCTGATGACCCGGTGAATCACCGAACATCTGATAGGATAATCCGACCAGATTCAGTTCTTAAGCATGCATCAGTATGGGAGGATGCTGATATACTGATATTCAATTCCTACCTTTGGTGGAGACAAGGCCCAGTTAAGCTGTT ATGGAGCGCTGAAGCAAACAGTGTTTGTGAAGAAGTAGACGGCCTTGGAGCCATGGAGTTGGCCATGGGGGCTTGGGCCGACTGGGCTTCCAAGGTCAATCCCCTCAAGAAGCGGGTCTTCTTCGTTACAACGTCTCCTACGCATCTCTGGTTAGCACCTTGCTCTTATACAATATTCTTTTATCTACCACTTTGGCTGTTATTTCTCCGAAGATTTCAGGTTTTGGAAAAGTATCCGAAAATTCAGTTCCATTTGTATCCTCATGCTGCGGACCAGCATTGTCTAGTTAATGACATTTTTATTTCGGTAAACCACGAATATGACCTGTGTATACAAAATCATG GAGTCGAGAGTGGAAACCCGAAAGTGAAGGTAATTGTTACAGTGAGAAATCCCCCATTGACTCGGAGGGCTACTGGGGAAGTGGTTCTGACCTGCCTACCATGA
- the LOC103433695 gene encoding protein trichome birefringence-like 35 isoform X1, translating to MQQSQRWKSSKKKTQFPALVFVLFLFIAFSNLHRERSILKIQESPDLVLHRQDSFTFVKPNLFTLQNHAPGVLNRFSTCNSTREYSGQKILWTARTPEYGHRRESLERCDVFSGKWVFDNASYPLYKESDCPYMSDQLACHKHGRPDLGYQYWRWQPHNCNLKRWNVTEMWEKLRGKRLMFVGDSLNRGQWISMVCLLQSVIPADKRSMSPNADLTIFQAEEYNATVEFLWAPLLVESNSDDPVNHRTSDRIIRPDSVLKHASVWEDADILIFNSYLWWRQGPVKLLWSAEANSVCEEVDGLGAMELAMGAWADWASKVNPLKKRVFFVTTSPTHLWSREWKPESEGNCYSEKSPIDSEGYWGSGSDLPTMSMVEKVLNKLSSKVSVINITQLSEYRKDGHPSIYRKFWEPLRPEQLSNPTSYSDCIHWCLPGVPDVWNELLFQFL from the exons ATGCAGCAGTCGCAGAGGTGGAAGTCGAGCAAGAAGAAAACCCAGTTTCCTGCTCTGGTGTTCGTCTTGTTTCTGTTCATAGCGTTCTCGAATCTCCACAGAGAACGCAGCATTCTGAAAATTCAAGAGAGCCCTGATCTCGTTCTTCACCGTCAAGATTCATTCACTTTTGTAAAGCCGAATCTTTTCACCCTGCAAAATCATGCTCCAG GGGTTTTGAATAGATTCAGTACATGCAACTCCACCAGAGAGTACAGTGGTCAGAAAATTCTGTGGACTGCCAGGACGCCGGAGTACGGTCACCGGAGAGAGAGTTTGGAGAGGTGTGATGTGTTTTCCGGCAAATGGGTGTTTGATAATGCTTCGTATCCGCTGTACAAGGAGTCGGACTGCCCTTACATGTCGGACCAGTTGGCCTGTCACAAGCATGGGAGGCCTGATTTGGGGTACCAGTACTGGAGATGGCAACCCCACAATTGCAACTTGAAGAG ATGGAATGTGACTGAAATGTGGGAGAAATTGAGAGGCAAAAGGCTGATGTTTGTAGGGGATTCACTAAACAGAGGGCAGTGGATATCAATGGTCTGTTTGTTACAATCTGTGATTCCCGCAGATAAGAGATCAATGTCGCCAAATGCTGACCTTACCATTTTCCAAGCAGAG GAATATAATGCTACTGTGGAATTTCTCTGGGCTCCGCTTCTTGTAGAATCTAATTCTGATGACCCGGTGAATCACCGAACATCTGATAGGATAATCCGACCAGATTCAGTTCTTAAGCATGCATCAGTATGGGAGGATGCTGATATACTGATATTCAATTCCTACCTTTGGTGGAGACAAGGCCCAGTTAAGCTGTT ATGGAGCGCTGAAGCAAACAGTGTTTGTGAAGAAGTAGACGGCCTTGGAGCCATGGAGTTGGCCATGGGGGCTTGGGCCGACTGGGCTTCCAAGGTCAATCCCCTCAAGAAGCGGGTCTTCTTCGTTACAACGTCTCCTACGCATCTCTG GAGTCGAGAGTGGAAACCCGAAAGTGAAGGTAATTGTTACAGTGAGAAATCCCCCATTGACTCGGAGGGCTACTGGGGAAGTGGTTCTGACCTGCCTACCATGAGCATGGTGGAGAAGGTCCTCAACAAGTTGAGTTCGAAGGTTTCCGTTATCAACATTACTCAATTATCTGAGTACCGGAAAGATGGCCACCCTTCCATATACCGCAAATTCTGGGAGCCACTGCGGCCTGAGCAATTGTCTAATCCCACGAGTTACTCCGATTGCATACACTGGTGCTTGCCTGGTGTACCCGATGTATGGAACGAGTTGCTATTCCAATTCTTGTAA